In Musa acuminata AAA Group cultivar baxijiao chromosome BXJ2-8, Cavendish_Baxijiao_AAA, whole genome shotgun sequence, one genomic interval encodes:
- the LOC135619392 gene encoding transcriptional regulator SUPERMAN-like, which yields MEATKLEENGDRATGARSFDCSFCKRGFSNAQALGGHMNMHRKDKAKLKHPSRCGNPFPSRNAVPSSLPIVGGYTSPPSHESACISTWRWSLPGAEGDSCYRFGSLVDSARRSTLSSRANGHGSRSGEVVEMHQMRHGVVEADIDLELRLGRSVNYLRSEDKTQQGASFTERIL from the coding sequence ATGGAAGCGACCAAGCTTGAAGAGAACGGCGATCGGGCTACCGGCGCACGCTCTTTTGATTGTAGCTTCTGTAAGAGAGGGTTCTCTAACGCCCAAGCTTTAGGAGGCCACATGAACATGCACAGGAAGGACAAGGCCAAGCTCAAGCATCCCTCTCGCTGCGGTAATCCATTCCCTTCCAGGAACGCCGTGCCCTCGTCTCTTCCGATCGTCGGTGGCTACACGTCCCCTCCGAGCCATGAAAGCGCGTGCATCTCCACATGGCGATGGAGCCTCCCAGGTGCAGAAGGCGACAGCTGCTACAGATTCGGTAGTCTCGTGGATTCCGCTCGCCGGTCGACTTTGTCATCTCGAGCAAATGGTCACGGATCGAGAAGTGGCGAGGTGGTGGAGATGCATCAGATGAGGCACGGCGTGGTCGAGGCAGACATAGATCTGGAGCTCCGGCTGGGTCGATCGGTGAACTACTTACGTTCTGAGGACAAGACTCAGCAGGGTGCTTCTTTCACGGAGAGGATTCTCTGA
- the LOC135618589 gene encoding uncharacterized protein LOC135618589 isoform X2: MGSTDKAIEIDVLERRLLSAQWILYSLLLVLAWGIGVLMLLYLPVRRYVLRKDFRSRKLYVTPNAIVYKVSRPVPFPCFGVLKKEKHVLLASVADIVIEQGYLQSFFGIYSVRIHNEGVRRIANDDFQIQGVSDLRAFRKAILMHLSNIRSDGFNRQTSVNEDPQTFGSCPPSGSWIAPPGDLILQRLEEVGSSIKKVQTLIEKKPEASEIMD; the protein is encoded by the exons ATGGGATCAACGGATAAAGCCATTGAAATAGATGTGTTGGAGAGACGATTGTTGTCAG CTCAATGGATTCTTTATTCCTTGCTTTTGGTACTGGCATGGGGAATTGGGGTTTTAATGTTGCTATATTTGCCAGTACGAAGATATGTCTTACGGAAGGACTTCCGTTCTCGCAAGCTATATGTGACTCCTAATGCTATTGTGTACAAG GTTTCAAGACCAGTACCTTTTCCTTGTTTTGGAGTTTTGAAGAAAGAGAAGCATGTGCTGCTAGCATCAGTTGCAGATATAGTTATTGAACAAG GATACCTTCAATCCTTCTTTGGGATATATTCTGTCAGAATACATAATGAAGGTGTAAGAAGGATTGCGAATGATGATTTTCAGATCCAAGGAGTTTCTGATCTAAGGGCTTTCCGTAAG GCTATTTTAATGCATCTTTCAAATATAAGGAGTGATGGTTTCAACAGGCAAACTTCTGTAAATGAAGATCCTCAGACATTTGGTTCTTGTCCTCCATCTGGTTCTTGG ATAGCCCCGCCTGGAGATCTGATATTGCAGAGACTTGAGGAGGTTGGAAGTTCAATAAAG AAGGTGCAGACTTTAATTGAGAAGAAGCCCGAAGCATCAGAAATCATGGACTAA
- the LOC135619332 gene encoding L-type lectin-domain containing receptor kinase S.4-like, producing MSKRSILFTILFSLSLSSAAQQDEFTYIGFSGGANGGGSNISLNGVAEVDDSGILRLTNETSRLIGHAFYPAALRFRNATSGAAFSFSTAFAFAIVPEYPKLGGHGLAFTIAPTKELPGALPSQYLGLVNASDVGNPTNHVFAVEFDTVQDFEFGDINDNHVGVDIYGLVSNSSASAAYYGGDGAKKDLNLKGGFTIQAWIDYDGGEKVLNVTISPFSSKPSTPLLSFRVDLSPVLLDDMFVGFSASTGLLASSHYLFGWSFKMKCVSRSLDLSSLPSLPLPKKKNITLAIAASITAFVLLITAIAAAAFIFCKIKNADVIEQWEFSCGPHRFSYEELKRATHGFRDRELLGLGGFGKVYRGTLPGSRAEVAVKRVSHESRQGIREFVAEIASIGRLRHRNLVQLQGWCRRRGDLLLVYDYMPNGSLDKLLFCDDPCGQPPPLLSWPQRFRILRGVASALLYLHEGWEQVVIHRDVKASNVLLDAEFNGRLGDFGMAKLHDHGTNPSTTRLVGTVGYLAPELTRTGRASTSSDVFAFGALVLEVVCGRRPIEPKASPEELVLLDWVRERWSAGRWADVVDPRLDGEYEREEAAVAIKLGLWCSHPSAAARPGMREVVRYLDGGDVAELPPLPRPPESNGGLDGLAPFYPSSAEKVSTGSTSLGEEAVGSAHSSLSLHSHDPMPEQGLDHCRPP from the coding sequence ATGTCTAAACGTTCGATACTTTTCAccatcctcttctctctctcgctctcttccGCCGCCCAGCAAGACGAGTTCACCTACATAGGCTTCTCCGGCGGCGCAAATGGCGGTGGAAGCAACATCAGCTTgaatggggttgcggaggtcgacGACAGCGGGATCCTGCGGCTGACCAACGAGACGAGCCGGCTGATTGGCCACGCCTTCTACCCTGCGGCCCTCCGGTTCCGGAACGCCACCAGCGGCGccgccttctccttctccaccgccttcGCGTTTGCCATCGTTCCCGAGTACCCCAAGCTCGGCGGCCACGGTCTCGCCTTCACCATTGCGCCCACCAAGGAGCTGCCGGGGGCCCTGCCCAGCCAGTACCTCGGCCTCGTGAACGCCTCCGACGTCGGCAACCCCACCAACCACGTCTTCGCCGTGGAGTTCGACACCGTCCAGGACTTCGAGTTCGGCGATATCAACGACAACCACGTCGGTGTCGACATATACGGCTTGGTCTCCAACTCGTCCGCCTCCGCCGCCTACTATGGCGGCGACGGCGCCAAGAAGGACCTCAATCTCAAGGGCGGGTTCACGATCCAGGCTTGGATCGACTACGACGGAGGCGAGAAGGTTCTCAACGTCACCATTTCGCCTTTCTCCTCGAAGCCGAGTACGCCGTTGCTGTCGTTTCGGGTGGATTTGTCCCCAGTCCTCCTGGACGACATGTTCGTGGGCTTCTCCGCGTCCACTGGACTGCTCGCGAGCTCCCATTACCTCTTTGGCTGGAGCTTTAAGATGAAATGCGTCTCTCGGTCCCTGGATCTCTCCTCCCTGCCGTCGCTTCCTCTGCCGAAGAAGAAAAATATCACCTTGGCGATCGCCGCCTCTATCACGGCCTTTGTTCTGCTCATCACCGCaatcgccgccgccgccttcaTCTTCTGTAAGATCAAGAATGCCGACGTAATCGAGCAGTGGGAGTTCAGCTGCGGCCCCCATCGCTTCTCCTACGAGGAGCTGAAGCGCGCCACCCACGGGTTTCGAGACAGAGAGCTGCTGGGCTTGGGCGGGTTCGGCAAGGTATACAGGGGAACCCTTCCGGGCTCTCGGGCGGAGGTGGCGGTGAAGCGGGTCTCCCACGAGTCGAGGCAGGGGATCCGCGAATTTGTGGCGGAGATCGCCAGCATTGGGCGGCTCCGCCACCGGAACCTGGTCCAGCTCCAGGGCTGGTGCCGCCGCCGTGGAGACCTCCTCTTGGTATACGACTACATGCCCAACGGCAGCCTCGACAAGCTCCTGTTCTGCGACGATCCCTGCGGCCAGCCGCCACCGCTCCTTTCGTGGCCGCAGCGCTTCAGAATCCTCCGTGGCGTCGCCTCCGCCCTCCTCTACCTCCACGAGGGGTGGGAGCAGGTGGTGATCCACCGGGACGTGAAGGCCAGCAACGTCCTCCTCGACGCCGAGTTCAACGGCCGCCTCGGCGACTTCGGGATGGCCAAGCTCCACGACCACGGCACCAACCCGAGCACCACCCGCTTGGTGGGTACCGTGGGTTACCTCGCCCCCGAGCTCACCCGTACCGGCAGGGCCTCCACCAGCTCCGACGTGTTCGCCTTCGGCGCTCTGGTGCTCGAGGTGGTGTGCGGGCGGCGGCCCATCGAGCCCAAGGCGTCACCGGAGGAGCTGGTGCTGCTGGACTGGGTGAGGGAGCGGTGGAGCGCGGGGCGGTGGGCGGACGTGGTGGATCCCCGGCTGGACGGCGAGTACGAACGCGAGGAAGCGGCGGTGGCCATAAAGTTGGGACTTTGGTGCTCCCACCCCTCGGCGGCGGCGAGGCCGGGCATGAGGGAGGTGGTGCGGTACCTCGACGGCGGTGACGTGGCGGAGTTGCCGCCGTTGCCCAGACCTCCGGAGAGTAACGGCGGTCTCGACGGCTTAGCACCGTTCTACCCTTCCTCCGCCGAGAAGGTCTCCACGGGGTCGACTTCTCTCGGAGAAGAGGCAGTGGGGTCCGCCCACTCATCTCTCTCCCTTCATTCGCATGATCCCATGCCAGAACAAGGTTTGGATCATTGCCGCCCTCCGTAA
- the LOC103994024 gene encoding probable mannose-1-phosphate guanylyltransferase 3, with translation MKALILVGGFGTRLRPLTLSFPKPLVDFANKPMILHQIEALKDVGVTEVVLAINYRPEVMLNFLKDFEDKLGIKITCSQETEPLGTAGPLALARDRLMDGSGEPFFVLNSDVISEYPFAELIQFHKSHGGEATIMVTKVDEPSKYGVVVMDESGKVDRFVEKPKVFVGNKINAGIYLLNPSVLDRIELRPTSIEKEVFPKIAADQKLHAMVLPGFWMDIGQPKDYITGLRLYLESLRKKASSKLATGSHIVGNVLVHENAVIGEGCLIGPDVAIGPGCVIESGVRLSRCTVMRGVRIKKHACISSSIIGWHSTVGQWARIENMTILGEDVHVSDEIYSNGGVVLPHKEIKSSILKPEIVM, from the exons ATGAAGGCGCTCATTCTTGTTGGAGGATTTGGCACCCGCCTCCGACCTTTGACACTCAGTTTCCCAAAGCCACTCGTTGATTTCGCTAACAAACCGATGATCCTTCATCAG ATTGAAGCTCTGAAAGATGTTGGAGTGACTGAAGTTGTTTTGGCCATCAATTATCGACCAGAG GTAATGCTTAATTTTCTGAAAGACTTTGAGGATAAGCTTGGCATCAAAATCACCTGCTCCCAAGAGACTGAGCCACTAGGAACAGCTGGTCCCCTGGCTTTGGCCAGAGACAGGCTCATGGATGGTTCCGGGGAGCCATTCTTTGTCCTTAACAGTGATGTCATAAGTGAATACCCATTTGCTGAACTGATACAGTTCCACAAATCCCATGGTGGGGAGGCGACAATAATGGTGACCAAG GTCGATGAGCCATCCAAATATGGTGTCGTCGTCATGGATGAGAGTGGAAAGGTTGATAGATTTGTGGAGAAGCCGAAAGTGTTTGTAGGCAACAAGATCAATGCTGGGATTTACTTGTTGAATCCATCGGTCTTGGACCGTATCGAGCTGAGGCCAACTTCGATCGAGAAGGAAGTTTTCCCAAAGATTGCAGCAGACCAGAAACTCCATGCCATGGTCCTACCGGGTTTCTGGATGGACATTGGACAGCCGAAGGACTACATCACAGGCCTACGGCTCTATTTAGAGTCTCTGCGGAAGAAGGCCTCATCTAAACTAGCCACTGGCTCACACATCGTGGGGAATGTCTTGGTTCATGAGAATGCTGTGATAGGGGAGGGATGCCTCATCGGACCAGATGTTGCCATCGGTCCTGGATGTGTGATCGAGTCTGGAGTTAGGCTGTCAAGGTGCACAGTGATGCGAGGTGTCCGCATCAAGAAGCATGCGTGCATCTCCAGCAGCATCATCGGGTGGCACTCGACGGTGGGGCAGTGGGCACGGATTGAGAACATGACGATCCTGGGGGAGGACGTGCATGTTTCCGACGAAATATACAGCAACGGAGGTGTTGTTCTCCCGCATAAAGAGATCAAATCGAGCATCTTGAAGCCTGAGATAGTCATGTGA
- the LOC135618592 gene encoding CAX-interacting protein 4-like, translated as MPATAGRVRMPANNRVHSSAALQTHGIWQSAIGYDPYAPTNKESAKGSAHPGEDESAASAENAYANFQGLLALARITGSGSNEARGACNKCGRVGHLTFQCRNFLSAKDAAAADKDKDAAEAAATAAFEQIKKTNGLKAESSEEEEEEDSDSSDSDVDPEIEKIIAARFDKKSKKRTADKREGDSEDNKHSQRRRGRSKKRSDKKRSGGDSESDEEDVKRKENRKRRHRGSYDDDEDDEEKRGHRHRKSRKDKKRRRSHRRRDDSDDYDDDSEEESNRHHRHHHRRRHGRRDDSGSDSGDDDSESSDDRKRRHHERRRKRRASSESGSESTRSEDSRRRKGKKHSKDKSRNLKHEEKN; from the coding sequence ATGCCGGCGACAGCAGGCCGCGTTCGCATGCCGGCGAACAACCGGGTGCACAGCAGCGCCGCCCTGCAGACCCACGGCATATGGCAGAGCGCCATCGGTTACGATCCCTACGCCCCCACCAACAAGGAATCCGCGAAGGGCTCCGCCCACCCCGGCGAGGACGAATCCGCTGCTTCCGCGGAGAACGCCTACGCCAATTTCCAGGGTCTCCTCGCTCTCGCACGCATCACCGGCTCGGGTTCCAACGAGGCCCGCGGCGCCTGCAACAAGTGCGGCCGTGTTGGCCACCTCACCTTCCAGTGCCGCAACTTCCTCAGCGCCAAGGATGCCGCCGCTGCCGACAAGGACAAGGACGCCGCGGAGGCCGCGGCCACTGCCGCCTTCGAGCAGATCAAGAAGACCAACGGACTCAAGGCCGAAAGcagcgaggaggaggaagaagaggacagcGACAGCTCTGACTCTGACGTGGATCCAGAGATCGAGAAGATCATCGCCGCACGATTTGACAAGAAGTCTAAGAAGAGGACAGCGGACAAGAGGGAGGGCGATTCTGAAGACAATAAGCACAGTCAGCGGCGAAGAGGAAGATCCAAGAAGAGGAGCGATAAGAAGAGGTCGGGCGGAGACAGTGAGTCCGATGAAGAGGACGTaaagaggaaggagaataggaAGAGGAGGCATAGGGGTTCCTATGATGATGACGAGGATGATGAGGAGAAACGTGGGCACAGGCACAGGAAGAGTAGGAAGgataagaagaggaggaggagccacAGGAGGAGGGATGATTCTgatgactatgatgatgactcagaagaggagtccaataggcATCACCGCCACCATCATAGACGGAGGCATGGGCGCAGGGATGACTCTGGGAGTGATTCTGGTGATGATGATAGTGAGTCATCTGATGATCGCAAGAGGAGGCACCATGAAcgcaggaggaagaggagggcatCTTCTGAGAGTGGTTCGGAGAGCACTCGATCAGAAGACTCACGCCGGAGAAAGGGGAAGAAGCACTCCAAGGATAAGAGCAGGAACCTCAAGCATGAAGAGAAGAATTGA
- the LOC135618589 gene encoding uncharacterized protein LOC135618589 isoform X1, which translates to MGSTDKAIEIDVLERRLLSGSVSNEYSEVDEDTILYTASFDEMEDNYVKYQTAQWILYSLLLVLAWGIGVLMLLYLPVRRYVLRKDFRSRKLYVTPNAIVYKVSRPVPFPCFGVLKKEKHVLLASVADIVIEQGYLQSFFGIYSVRIHNEGVRRIANDDFQIQGVSDLRAFRKAILMHLSNIRSDGFNRQTSVNEDPQTFGSCPPSGSWIAPPGDLILQRLEEVGSSIKKVQTLIEKKPEASEIMD; encoded by the exons ATGGGATCAACGGATAAAGCCATTGAAATAGATGTGTTGGAGAGACGATTGTTGTCAGGTTCAGTTTCAAATGAATATTCTGAAGTTGATGAAGACACAATTCTCTACACTGCATCTTTTGATGAGATGGAAGATAACTATGTTAAATACCAAACAGCTCAATGGATTCTTTATTCCTTGCTTTTGGTACTGGCATGGGGAATTGGGGTTTTAATGTTGCTATATTTGCCAGTACGAAGATATGTCTTACGGAAGGACTTCCGTTCTCGCAAGCTATATGTGACTCCTAATGCTATTGTGTACAAG GTTTCAAGACCAGTACCTTTTCCTTGTTTTGGAGTTTTGAAGAAAGAGAAGCATGTGCTGCTAGCATCAGTTGCAGATATAGTTATTGAACAAG GATACCTTCAATCCTTCTTTGGGATATATTCTGTCAGAATACATAATGAAGGTGTAAGAAGGATTGCGAATGATGATTTTCAGATCCAAGGAGTTTCTGATCTAAGGGCTTTCCGTAAG GCTATTTTAATGCATCTTTCAAATATAAGGAGTGATGGTTTCAACAGGCAAACTTCTGTAAATGAAGATCCTCAGACATTTGGTTCTTGTCCTCCATCTGGTTCTTGG ATAGCCCCGCCTGGAGATCTGATATTGCAGAGACTTGAGGAGGTTGGAAGTTCAATAAAG AAGGTGCAGACTTTAATTGAGAAGAAGCCCGAAGCATCAGAAATCATGGACTAA
- the LOC103994023 gene encoding scarecrow-like protein 33, with the protein MGTGIGDLRGVIGDPITAGGFKLRGRPPAMAASHLNGVFDVQGIPFLHTPSDSSDASAPSSSDTVTNGGFSHDHPFAEENAFGSSPLGGQPRFSNQSSLFGLPDVDPGFPPSVSTRDSNLAPSLGAGPEVDVFEDSEIFSDIVLNYIDQMLMEENIDEKFDVYPEDPALIAAEKPFYEILGEKFPPSPDRPPLCSSHFSDSPDDSISNHQGNSCISISGSTVISNCRPYDPVEHSSRLQTHPILIDCSSHCSFSSTNSFGNITEGVEESLLSTLTPLDLLTESQPAWQFQRGLEEARKFLPSEDKLVIDLEASGFNIPQGMVGVKQEDEDREHQVHPSRGRKNPHDEDLDLEEGRSNKQSAVYTEETIRTKMFDEVLLCNGENCSESVDKLRQKLQNEVSKLSHSCHSKGSSGGKGRGKKQSKREVVDLRTLLIHCAQAVATDDRRSANELLKQIRQHSSRHGDANQRLAHWFADGLQARLAGTGSQVYQSLVAKRSPVTDILKAYQLYLAACPFKKISHFFSTQTILNVAENAASLHIIDFGIYYGFQWPCFMQRLSNRPGGPPKLRMTGIDVPVHGFRPTELIDETGHRLADYACSFNIPFEFHAIATKWETIRVEDLNIREDEVVVVNCLYRFRNLMDETVVVDSPRDMVLNTVRKINPDVFIHGVLNGTYNAPFFVTRFREALFHFSSLFDMIGTNVPHEDEPRQLIEKVLFGREALNVISCEGTERVERPETYKQWHVRNLRAGFTQLPLNPDIVKKAKDRVKSCYHKDFDMDEDSQWLLQGWKGRIIYALSTWKSSSSC; encoded by the coding sequence ATGGGCACTGGAATTGGGGATCTGCGGGGTGTGATCGGTGATCCGATCACTGCTGGTGGTTTCAAACTCAGAGGGCGGCCGCCGGCGATGGCCGCCTCACACCTAAATGGCGTCTTCGACGTCCAGGGCATTCCATTTCTTCATACCCCTTCCGATTCCAGTGATGCGAGTGCTCCGTCGTCGTCCGATACCGTCACGAACGGAGGATTTAGTCATGATCATCCATTCGCTGAGGAGAATGCCTTCGGCAGCTCACCGCTGGGAGGGCAACCACGCTTCTCGAATCAGAGTAGTTTGTTCGGTCTCCCGGATGTTGATCCTGGTTTTCCCCCCTCTGTTTCCACCCGAGACTCCAACCTTGCGCCATCGCTTGGCGCAGGCCCTGAGGTTGATGTCTTTGAAGACTCCGAGATCTTCTCTGATATCGTCCTCAACTATATTGACCAAATGCTCATGGAGGAGAACATTGATGAGAAATTCGATGTATACCCAGAAGACCCTGCTCTGATAGCTGCAGAGAAACCCTTCTATGAGATCTTAGGTGAGAAGTTCCCACCTTCGCCCGATCGGCCACCGTTGTGTTCCAGCCATTTTTCTGACAGCCCCGATGATAGCATCAGTAATCACCAAGGAAATTCCTGTATCAGCATTTCTGGCAGCACGGTCATCAGCAACTGCCGGCCGTATGACCCTGTCGAACATTCTTCTCGGCTGCAGACTCATCCTATACTGATCGACTGCTCTTCACATTGTTCATTCTCCTCCACAAATAGCTTTGGGAATATCACGGAAGGGGTGGAGGAGTCTCTTCTAAGCACACTTACACCTCTTGATTTACTTACTGAGAGCCAACCTGCATGGCAGTTCCAGAGGGGACTCGAGGAGGCACGCAAATTCCTTCCAAGTGAGGATAAGTTGGTGATCGACTTAGAGGCCAGTGGTTTTAACATACCTCAGGGGATGGTTGGGGTCAAACAAGAGGATGAGGACAGAGAACACCAAGTTCATCCATCAAGGGGTCGTAAAAACCCACATGACGAAGATTTAGATTTGGAGGAGGGAAGGAGTAATAAACAATCAGCGGTTTACACCGAGGAGACTATTCGCACAAAAATGTTTGATGAGGTTTTGCTATGTAACGGGGAAAATTGCTCAGAGAGTGTTGATAAACTCCGCCAGAAATTGCAGAATGAAGTAAGCAAACTTTCTCATAGTTGTCACTCTAAAGGTTCAAGTGGCGGGAAGGGTCGAGGAAAGAAGCAATCGAAGAGGGAGGTTGTGGATCTTAGAACACTCCTCATTCATTGTGCTCAAGCTGTGGCAACAGATGATCGCCGAAGTGCGAATGAATTGTTGAAACAGATCAGACAGCACTCTTCTCGTCATGGAGACGCAAATCAGAGGCTAGCCCATTGGTTTGCCGATGGCCTGCAGGCTCGCCTCGCTGGTACGGGGAGTCAGGTCTATCAATCCTTGGTGGCAAAACGAAGTCCTGTTACCGACATCCTAAAAGCTTACCAGCTTTATTTGGCTGCTTGTCCTTTCAAGAAGATCTCCCATTTCTTCTCTACCCAAACCATTCTAAATGTGGCAGAGAATGCAGCTAGTTTGCACATTATAGATTtcggcatatactatggtttcCAATGGCCATGTTTCATGCAACGGCTTTCTAATCGGCCTGGTGGGCCTCCGAAGCTTCGCATGACAGGTATAGATGTACCTGTGCATGGATTCCGCCCGACCGAACTGATTGATGAAACAGGGCATCGTCTAGCTGATTATGCATGCAGTTTCAACATCCCTTTCGAGTTTCATGCGATCGCAACCAAGTGGGAGACCATACGAGTCGAGGATCTTAACATTCGTGAAGATGAGGTGGTGGTGGTCAACTGTTTGTACCGGTTTAGGAATCTGATGGATGAGACAGTGGTGGTGGATAGTCCGAGGGATATGGTCTTGAACACTGTAAGAAAGATCAACCCAGATGTGTTCATTCATGGTGTTCTTAATGGCACGTACAATGCTCCATTCTTCGTCACACGCTTCCGAGAAGCTTTATTCCACTTCTCTTCCTTGTTTGATATGATCGGGACGAATGTGCCACATGAGGATGAACCGAGGCAGCTGATCGAAAAGGTTCTCTTTGGGCGCGAGGCTCTAAATGTCATCTCTTGTGAGGGTACAGAAAGGGTCGAGAGGCCAGAGACCTACAAGCAGTGGCACGTAAGGAACCTGAGGGCAGGGTTCACTCAGCTTCCGCTGAACCCTGATATCGTGAAGAAAGCAAAGGATAGAGTGAAGTCCTGCTACCACAAGGATTTTGATATGGATGAAGATAGCCAATGGCTGCTGCAGGGGTGGAAGGGCCGGATCATTTATGCGCTATCCACTTGGAAATCAAGTAGTTCTTGCTAG